CGTGGTTGTCTGGGATGTCCATGTCATGACCACCCTGAACCAGTAGGCGGACTATTTTCACATCTCGAGTCGCCATATGTAGGGGCGTTTGCCCTAGAAAGTTCGTCTCCATATGTATTGACGAGCGTGACAGAAATGAAGCCACCTCGATTGGTGGTTTCAGGAGTACAATTTCATGGAGAGGAGTCAAGCCAGCAAATCCTTTACTGCCGGTTAATGAAGGTAGACTGTATATGTTGGATTACATACCTGGGCTGGCCTTTGCAAGTAAAGCAAGATACTCGATGAAGAAAGGGTCCGGCGTGAATTCTCCAGCAAACCAATCCGGTGAACAGGGCGAAGGCCATTCCTCGTAAGCAGGCGACTCAATGAGGCCAGGGTCAAAGCCATACTCAAGGATCGCTTCGAGCAAGTCAATATGCGGCGCTTCGCCAATCCACTTGGCGCATCGAACCAGAAATCTGTAACCGGACATTAGTTTGAGTACATTAGCTTTCGATGAAGCAAACCTTTGGTCTAGATTTTCCAGAGTCATGCCTAGTTCACAGGCAAAGAATTCCAGGAGTTCAAAGCGGCCGGCCGAACCCCCGATTCCAGCCGGGGTGTAGTGAAGGAGCTCCTATTCCATGTTAGACAATTAGAGTACAAGGCATTGTCCGGTTCCTTACCTGGACATAGTTGCGTCCGCCTGGATGTATATGATGTTTCAACGAAGCGTCATGTCTGCTGAGATCCCGGAACTTCTGTTGAACTTCAGGGAGGGTGAGCAGCCCTCGTTCGAACTGCGCAAGTGCTTTGAATCCGTCCGAAGTGTATTTCACCACTCTTTCTGTGCTGAGCGCTGGTCTGAGCGAATACATCCCGGACCCCGCGATGAATTCAATGCCAGCTTTCACCATGAGCGGAATGCCGTATCTGGAGAGGGCGAACTGTAGGTTCCCGCGGTAAGAGGCTGCTGTGCACTTTGGATTGCTACACTCGCTAGAGAACGTGGTCGGTGTGGTATACTCAAAGGCCCAGAAACGGGCTGAGCTGCGCCGTACTGAATGGCATGAGCAGTGGCAGTGCCTAACGGTACAGTCTGTCTTTCGCGGCCGTCGTGGTGACGGTTCGAGATATGCACAAGCTGTACGTGGTGACGGGGGTTCAGCAATGCTAAGCTGAGTTTCAGACGTAGAACTCCGTGTCTGCGTCTGCTCGTTTGCGACCATGGCAGAGGAGACGATATGGGGTATATCCTGAACCAGCATGCGAGTCTCGAGCCCTATCGCACTGCAAACATCAAGCGTCAGCCAGCTTTCCGTGTCGGGCGAGGAGACGTACCACGTCAAAGGCTGCATAACATAGTCAAGCTTTTGCCCAATGCCTCTGAGATCGTCCCTGATGCGATCACTATGTCGAACAACTCGCAGTCTTCTGCCCCTCGAATTGGATAATCTTTCACTCACTCGCTGGAGGGCAATGTCGACGCTACTGTACTCTCGCTGGCAACTATTAATGGCGAGATTGACCATCCTAGACGCCTGTACAGACTCAAGGGATAGCAGAATATGTTGTAAGATCTCAAGGCGCTGAACCAGAGACTCAAGCTCATCTCTAGCTTCGCTCCTGATGTACTTACGGGCATTCTGCAGTCGTCCGATCATGTCGTTCACTTGGAGCGCAAAGGATGCTACCCCAAAGACCAACCCAGCAGTCTCAGCCATATTGTCGTGTATAATATCTTTGCTGGATAGGTAGATGGGAGAGTGTGTCGGGGAGAGGGATTATGAGCAGTCGACGAGGAGCGCGCATGGATACCGTAACCGCCGGCGTGCGAGCCTTGCCAGCCTTGCCAACAACACAGCCTCGTTGGACAACCAATGACTCTACAGCATATGCACTAATACATGATTGAGGACAGTCCAGACTCCTGCGGCACGATCAGTTGTCGATCATGATGCCTGCTCAAAACACTCCCAGCCTTGCTTGCCTCTCAACCACTAAGCGCCGAGGTGACCAGGGTTTGCACTTCAGGTGCTGTAGTCCAGTAATTCAAAGATCGTCGACGGTGGCTTGCAAGGCAGAGAGGTTTGATGTTGGCTCGCTGTCAACCAATGCATttttgttggtgttggccAGGGACAAGCGAATTAACCCTAAATACCCCCAGAGCCCATCCAACACGACATACAGGATTCTGTCTAAAGCTGCCAAAATGTCGAAGCCTTTACAGCAGAAACAACACTTTATTCCTTGGTTCCTCCTGAAAAGGTTCGCTCCGGCGGACCAGCCACCAGCGAGGCCGGCTGCTTCCCAAACTAGAGCTCGCCGTCGcgaccttcttctcaacaagGTCGACCTGGAGAGCTCTATTCTGACCCAGCGGCCAGTGTCGACAGAGTTCACTCTCGTCGACATGTACCGGGACCCTGGATTTGACGAGAACCCCTACCATTTGGAGGACAAGCTGTCGACGCTTGAAAGAGAAGCGAGTGAAATCATCAACAGAGTCGTCACTACATTTGCGAGATCACCGGTGCTTGAGCTCAAGCGGCCTGAGGTCGATACTCTTCGCaagttcctcttcctgatGAAGTATCGAAACAGGGGGATGTTCGAGCGATATAACCACGACGACGCCCAGCACTACGACGCTGACGACCGGCCAAGAATGCTGCAATACATGGCGGAAAGGGGGTTTACCAAGCCTCGAGATGTGTGGTTTCATAACTTGAACCATATGCTGGGTCTCGAGATGGACACTGAGAGGACCTGGAGACATACCCTCCGTGCCCAGATCTATCCGGACGACGCCTCGATGTTTGAGCTGCACCTGCTGCACAGCTATATGTCATTCTGTCAACCTCAgaatgccgaggaagagtttCTGCTAACTGAAAATGCGTTTTGTATCTTCGAGGGTCCTTCAACAGAGCATAATGAGGTTATATCCGGTAAGACGGAGACATCCTCAGTCGTTTACACGGAGTATCATAATTTCGCCCCGATCTCCCCTCGACTTCTTATCGTCCTACGAAGTGCAGTGCTGCCGATCCCTGGTGATAATGGCAAGTATGCAGAAATCCGCAGCCAGATTGCAGCGGTACTGCGCTCTCACCATCTTGAGCCAGACGAGGCAGGATCTATACTAGAAGATCTCCCCGTTCGCCCGTGCAAGACAGATTATGACCAGGGAGTTATTGACTCTCCGGCCTCATTCAGAAAGAATGATAGGTTCCTTTTCCTCTGCTTCAAGCTGTCTTCTGCACATATGACTACTATTAACAATATATTCCTCGAGCAAGCGTACTCCACTTCTTCGATCATCTATCACTCGCCCGTGGCGCTTCGAGCAGCGGTGGAGAATTATTTCAAAGACAGCGACCCATGCCTGAAACATGTGGTTGACATTCCTGGCGATAGACGGCGCTCGTATTTTGGCACGCTGGAGAAAATACTTCGTGATCTCGGCGGCTCAGCCAGATGCAAGATACACCCGTTCGAACTCTCAAAGGCGCGGATACAAGTCCACATGGCTATGAATGTTGGCTTTCTTGTCGGGGTTCGATTGATGGAACGCCAGAAGCCAGCTGGATCTCTACCACAGGCATATACCCTATTGAAGGATGGTATGACAAATTCAAGCTTTTCCCGTAAAACACTATCTATAACTAAAATTGTTTAGGAGCAACCTGGAAAACATTTTGGGACGACGTCGACCAGGCGAGCCGGCTGATGATGCTAAGAACCAAGCTCGACGCTGCACTCAAGAGATCCGGATTATCAGATCGGGAGAAGTCTGCATTCCGAGTCCAGAGAAATACATTTTTCACCTCGTTCCCGGTCGAGAGATTGTGGCTGTATTTCAAGATTATGCGGAATATGGGTCGGTGCGATATCGACGATATTGAAACTCGTACACCTGAACTTGAGCTTGAAGGCGTGGAGGATATGTTTGCTGAAGGTAAGAATGATCTACTTAAGTATCTTCCAGGTAGGCTAATGGCATAGTTATCTCGAGGTTCCCTCAAATGAAAGGGGATATCGTGCGGAGGATGTATTTTGAATCGCAGTCATGAATGTATTAATACCCGGAGATTTCACTCATTCAAAGCGTATTTTGGATTAAATCGGGCCTAGCGAGCAATATGTCCTGGGCTACTTTCGGGCATAGGAGAGAACTGAACAGCTAGTTCATATATCTTTATGAACATATTATAAGAATTAGACTCGTCGCCGAACATTGACATCAATAGTAACCGGCTTATGGAACCAGTGCGATATCGTCTGTATCTCCTTATCACTCGCAAGCTCCAGGCTAAACGATATCAGAAGATGCGGAATCGCCTTGTAGATCTCACACATCGCAATCTATACAGTTAATACCTGGGCAATTATTTAGAGGTAAGCCACTTACATGCTTCCCAAGACAAGTCCGTGCCCCCATGCCAAAATGCATAATATATCGATCCATCTCAACCGCATCCCCTTCTAACCAGCGCTCAGGGCGGAAGATGTCCGCATCATCGCCAAAAACAGTCTTGTCGAATTGCACAACAGCTGGATTCACGCCAATCCGTGCATTTCCCGGAATCCAGTGCCCGCCAATCTCGCATCCAGATGGCGGTGCGTGTCGTGGAAATGACGCTCCGGTTACAGGGTGCATCCGGATTCCTTCCTTGATGCAGGCGGTTAGGTATGGGAGTTTGCTGACTTTGTTATATGTAACCGGGATGCTGAGCTGGGTTGAATGTACTGCGGTGTCGATTTCGGTGGTTAGTTTTGTATATACAGCAGGGTTGCGCAGGATGTGGTAGAGGATTCCCGAGAGCGTCAGGGCTGTTGTTTCGCTTCCCGCGAAGCTGGTCGTTGTATGTTAGCAGAACTCCGTAGTGATGGGCTTGGTACATACAATGCACCAAAGGCTTCCATTTTGACATCGTCAAGCTCAAAGTCAAGTCTCTTCCCGTCCTTGTGGAAGATGTCGAGCAGTTTCCCAAGAATGTCCGCTTGTTGCGGCTTTGTAGACCTAGAGTCGAGCGCCGCAAGTCGGTTTTTGAGCATTGAATTTGTTGCGTCAGTTAAATCGCCTAGGGCTTTCAATGCGCCTCGAACTTTGGAGAAGAGTATTCCGGTGAGGAGGAACGGGCTGCGGATATAAGTTGGCATGATTCCAGCCAGGAACTGCACAGGAATCAAGTCATCCACAGCCTCGATATATCCCAGATGGTCGCCGCCGTTTTCAAGGAAGCCAAACACCTtgctgaagaaaagaaccCCGACGACGTCGTATGCGTACCTGGCATGATTAGTGATAAGTATTGGAACAGGGGTTAATGCCTACATTCTCGTCCATAACCACAAGTCGAAGGATTCCTTTCGGTCTGCCATTTCccccagcttcttcaccCACACCTCAATGCATTTCTCAATATACTGTTCTGACTGGAGGATGCTCGTCATTGAATAGACATTCGCCACAATCCGCCGACGCTCTCCGTGCTGTTTCCCGCCTTCAGAGGAGAAGTGGTCTGGGTATCGCGCTGTCTCTTGTCAGTGGACTTCCATTTCCAAGGGAATATACGAATGTACGCACCCCAAGGCGGTCGGAAAGCTAGATAAAAGTCGGTCTGCTGGTCAATACAGATCCATTGCCTGGGAAAGGGGAGTTACCTTGACAGTGGACGACTGGAAGCCGTACAGAGTCTTGACTGCTTGCGGATCGCTGGTCACCAATTCATTTGGCGCAATGCGAACAACAGGCCCTATACATATCAGCAGGAGTATATGAAAGGCTTAAGACGATGTACCGTATTTCTCATGCAGCTTCCTCTGTGTTTTCTCCGCATCTCCAGGGAGGAAATGAAGGACAGTCCAGACCCGCGACACAGAAGCCCAGAACGGGCCAGGGAATCTCGCGAGAGGATGGAACCATCGCGTGTATATAATCCAGACAGTCGCATATGTCAAAAGACAAAAGACAGGTCCAGCAAGCTGCATTGTAACGTGAAAACCGTCACGGACGGACGAAGCTGATTAAGTGGAGGAACCCCGGCAGCGTCATGACAAGCAATTTATTGTGGCAGGAATCACTGTCCACGTAACTAAAGACACACAGGAAGCGAGCCAGTGCGTGGCGTCCATACCAAGCGAACCAGCTGGTTTGATTTGCAATGACAGCTCTCTATGCGAAACCGCCGTCTGGGATAGTGGCCAGTCGGCCGTCATCCAGGCCGCCGGACAAGACGCTACTTGGTAATCCTGGTCCGTTCGCGATCACTTCGCCAACGATATTGCGGATCTGGTTGCCAATGTTGGCGCTAATGTATGGTCctctcaagtctcaacgGGAGGTCGTAGTGCTGACATAGGCACTTGTTGTGCCTGTCCGGTCCTTGTGCCTCGTCTCTGGATGATGACCTGGGAACACCGAGACAACGTGCATGGCAGCAGGCATTGTTATTCATTCTACTCCCGATAGATACAAGTTGTATCTGCGAAGATCTCTGTAGGCAAACATCAGCAGCGAATTGTTATGCATGCACGGTTAAAGAAGCGTGGAGTATATAGCCACCCTCTCACTTGACCGGATTGACTTGAATATCATCACAAATGTCTCGAATACAGTGTGGAGTAGAGCCACGCGATATCTCACATTATAGACGTTTGTTGTGCTGGCAATGGCGGCATCACTTCGAGTAGAGACTATAATAACATTGGCATGGCTGCAGGTACAAGAGGGAACTGGTTAGAATAGATGGGCCATTCCAATGAGTTTGATCGAATATTCGAGTATGTCGCGGTTCTTCAGGGCGGATCACATACTGACCTTATTAGTGACAAGGCTATGGAAACGACATCTGGGCGCTTCCATTTGACAATATTACGCGCCTTGTGAGTATGCTGCTCCAGATTTACAGGACATTCAATATCTGACTTCCAGTTCATGGCCTTTTCAACTCTTAACACCTGGCCTCGCCGCTACGAAAACCATATTTTGTCGGTATACTTTCCCAGCGAAGGTCCCGCTCAGTGCTGTCAACGGGCACCTTTAGTGTATACATTTAGGGTCGATTTAACTGTCTCCAGTCTCGCACCTGGACAAGTGGCACAGCGAAACAGAACGCAGTTGGATTCCAACGCGCGGTGAACATTACTCTTGATCTGGTGGTTGTTACATCCTGCTGCACAAGTTCACTCTCAAACAAGCAAAACCAACCCAGTAATGACCCTCTCTGCCCAGTTGATACAGTCCCGACTTACTACAGTCAAACCCGCCTATACCAAACCCGGATATAGCAAGACCCTCTTTTTAGCAAGAAGACTACCGTGTTAAAATTAGAAATCCtatctatcttattaatgtctttttatactaataatttatacAGTTTATCTATTTCGCCATACAAATCTCGTTATAACCAAgtagaaagacggcctaataccgttagtggtttttatggtcgaatggtatttcgatataCTGTACTGGTCTATAGTCGAATGTCTACGGGTATAATCTACATCAACCTGCCTTTGATCCGCCGGCTATACCGCACAGTAGTCCAGCTGCCTTCGAGTCTCCGCGCACAGAAGAGTAGTACTACAGGGACGTCAGCCCAGGGGACTCGTCGCCGAGGGGAAGCCACCAGTCGAGCTATCGATATTACTCGATATTACGATTCAGCGGGAATACCGAGCATCCAGTTCATGAACGGGATAggaataaatattttaatgTTGGAGCAACATTGCACTCTAGGGGAAAATTCTGCCGTATTTCGACTTTGAGGCTACTCTGTAGAAGTTGAAGGAAATAGATGCTTTCAACTAGTACCCCGAAGGCAAAACTCTGAGGAATTTTTGCCAACCCAAGGCATGTTCGCCAGACTTCCTTCACCGGATTCTTGGCTGCTTTCAGGCCATGGAATGTCTTACAGCGAAAATATTAGTCGGGTACTGCGCCAAATCAGAGTGCAAGAGGCAAAAGCAGAGGCCGAAGAGTGAAACCCTGAACATCAATGACATAATGCGACAGCCACCACTGCAGCAGGCCCactcgtccaccaccactggCAGCCTCCCACCACCATGCCGTTCCGAGATTGGCCGCAGTTGGAGAGACCCTGGCGAATGGGAGTTGGCAGATTGCATATTCTGGGGCTGCGGGGGACAGCGGTTCGACTCATTTTCGTCGCCGGCTTGGTGTCCTccgtgctgctgctcgccagATCGGCACGGTCGGTCTCTCTCCGCAACTGCTGAGAGAATCCGGAGTATACTCGGACGGTGACCAGGCAGTTCCTGGCCTGGCAGCCTGTGATCGGCTTAGATTTTGCCGGCTCGGTCGCCGATGCACTGCCTGCGTCTAGTATAGTGCGTCGGCTGTGGCGCTGCGGTTAGGGCTGTCTGCAGTCTGGACTGCGTCATGCAATTTGAATTTGATGCAGTCCTCACAGACTCAGAGTGGTCTACGGTGTACTAGTGGTAGTTGCTTTCCTCGCCCGAGATCGCCATCCATCGCGACTTCAGAGAAGTTGAGACCTACGGTTGCATGCAGCCGGTGGATCGTGGCCCACAAATTGGTGGGTTTTCGGGTGGCCTGCAATGGGTAAACCCGGGCTGTGACGGGGGGTTTGACGAGGGGCACCCGTCGTTCTGACTTCGTTTTCTCATGGAAATGTCTTTTTTCCTGCAGAGTTTTCTGTTTTCATGGCGAATCCAGGGCGGAGTTGGTCGGATCTGTCGACGTTGTTGGGCCAAGCTCCGCAGCCAGGGTAGATATCTTGGATTCCTGAATAATCTGATGAATGATTAATCGCAGAAAGACATCATCGGTGCGGCAAAGAGCGATCTGCACGCGATCCACAGACCGGAACTTCTTCTTGGGGAATGGATTGCCCGCCGTTGTCAAATATATCGATCTGCCCGCCCTTCATTCTTCAACCACGGAGACTGTCTGTTCATCTTGTCTATTAGTATTTCTTCTTTACCACCATGCCTCACGTTAACGGCGACTCTGTCGAGCCCAAGGCTCAGGCCCCCGAGGCCACTCTGCCTGCTGATGCCGAGGGCAACATCATCGAGGTCCCCTCCACCCGCAGCGCCGTCAGCGACGTCCAGATGCAGTCTCTCAGTCTGAACCCGTCCATGAAGGACCGCCGGGCCTCGCGCAACTCGTTTGGCGTCTCTCTTCCCATCCCTCGGTCGTCGCGGCCCTCGCGATCCCGACTCTCCTCTGTGACAACCGCCAGGGACCACGTGCGGGACATTGTGGCCTCCGGAGTGCAGGACAGACACGAGGAGAAGGTCAAGGCCGTCAAGAACATGGCCTTTTGCTTCGACATTGACGGTGTGCTGGCACACGGAAACATCGGGCTTCAACAGGCCAAGGACACTCTGCGAATCCTGAACGGTGACAACGAGCTAGGTAAGTCTGAGATTAAACCTCGATAAAACTCGATAAAACCCGATGCTAACAAGCCAGGCATCCAATTCCCCTatatcctcctcaccaacgGCGGTGGCAAGACCGAAGAAGCTCGCTGCGCACAGCTCACAGAGGTCCTGGGCCACCCCATCTCGACCAACCAGTTCATCCAGTCGCACACTCCCATGCAGGCCCTGTCCGAGTACTACGAGAACGTGCTGGTGTGCGGTGGCGAGGGCTTCAACATCCGCAAGGTCGCAGAGAGCTACGGCTTCAAGAACGTCGTCCACCCCAAGGACATTCTGGCCTGGGACCCGTCAATCTCGCTGTGCCGCAACTtcaccgaggaagacaaggcccaggcccAGCCGCGCGACTTCTCGAACTTCAAGTTCGAcgccatcctcgtcctcgccgagtCGTACGACATGTCGACCGACTTCCAGATCATCCTCGACCTGCTGCTCAGCGCCAACGGCAAGCTCATGTCCTGGGCCAAGGACCCGGCCAGCAAGAATGCCATCGCCCGCCACATCCCCATCTACTTCTCGCAGGGCGACCTGCTCTCCCCAACGGAGCACAAGGGCGCTGCTCGCCTGCACCTGGGCGCGTTCCGCGTTGCCCTAGAAGCACAGTACAAGGCCCTCACCGGCCTGGACCTCGACCGTCTCGTGTACGGCAAGCCCGAGCGGGCGACCTACATCTGCGCCGACGAGGTCTTCAAGgactggatggaggagatccACAACCAGCGCACGCTGCCCGAGAACATCTACATGATCGGCGACAACCCGCAGTCCGATATCATCGGCGGGAACCTGTACGGCTGGAACACCTGTCTGGTGCGTACCGGTGTCTTCCGCGGCGACGGCAACGACACCAACAACCCTGCCAACTTTGGTGTCTTTGACCACGTCCTGGATGCTGTCAAGGCTGCTATCCGCAAGGAACTGGGCGATGACTTTAAGTTTGAATGGGATCCCCAAAGCCAGCATTCTCCTGTTGCGGCTGTGGAGTGATCTGGTACTATAGACACGAtttctttcatttctttcGCTGTTGACCGGTCACTGTTCAGACTGATGTTTAAAGACTGCCAtgcttgttttgtttttcttttctttatttgGTCTGGTTTGTTGGGCTTACGATGTTTGGATAACATGCCCACTTCCATTTGATAGACGCTAGATTTTGTCACTTTGACATTGATAGAATTTACGGATACCCCTTAGACATGAGCACAGGATGTTGCTCACGTTATTCTATCTCAATGCAAGCTTGTGCAGATCTATATGATATTAAACCCTATGCTAAGACATTGGCATTGCTTGTTGTGTAGCTGCCGCCGTGGCGCTTGGCTACCCAGTCATAAATCccaacgccttctccagGAATGCGCAGGTTGAATGCGCAGTTAAGTATTCAACTCAATGCAGGTGCGCCCGGACGAACATCACGATTCCGACCTGAAAACAAGACTCCCCTCTCTACGCATGCCCTCCGGATAAACATACACCTGCAGCCCCATATCCCGCTTCCCCAGACAGTAGACCCTGAAAATCAAATAAACATCAGGATGGGCCTGGCCAGTATGTCGCAAATGCATTCGTCCCATCTATATATAGCGTTAGTATACCACGTTCAAACCAAACCTAGGGAATCAATCAACACATACACGCATATACTGCGCCCTACTCATAAAAAACGCCGCGTCGCACCCCCCTGTAGTCGTGCTCTAGTTGTTTCTGGGACCGGGATCCAAATGCGCTCTCGTGCGCGACGCCTGCGATACTTGTGTGGTTGGATGGCCTTGAAGGAGTTCAGCAAGGGTACGTTGGCGGGCTGTTGAAGTAACGTTCTCCAGCAAGCGAACGTACGGAGACTGTTCATGTAATGTCGTTATTGGTCTTGGTTCAGGTGTGCGGGCATATCGAATAGATGAGAAGGGCCGAGCACGCGGTGATGCGGCACTGTAGTGAGGAACTGTCGGTGTTGTCTCGGGGGATCTGCTATGTGCTGATGAGCTTGATGGGGTGTAGACTCGCGTGTCAGTGCTAAACTCGCCAACGCTGGATTCATCGTCGGAATAGCTGTGTGAATCGTCTCCCTCTTCAGGGCGTTGGTATGGCATTTGGGGAATATCCTCGGGGATGCCAACGATTCCGCAGTTGTCCAGGACCTGATCAATGAGAGCTACTGACGAGAGGAAGACCAGGGGGATTGTCAAATGTGCTTCAGCAGCTCGAACCCAAAAATGATGCTGTAGTGCTCTTGGAAGATGCAGTGAGTAGCAGCGCCGTCGTTCCTCGGGGGTTCTGGGGATATAGATTTGCAGTCTATCGTCGCTCTCTTCTATATGCACTGAGCCGCTATTGCTCTGCACTTCGGCGCTTACATTGTCCAGCTCCAGAAGCAATGTCCTTTTAAATCCGCCACTCTCATGCAGTGTTGCACTCAGGAGTTTGTGCAAAGTGTCGGCAGGTTCGTCGCCGTTGTAATGCAGGATACACCTATAGACCCAGTTAACATCCGgagcaccaacaccaccaccaggcaTACCGATAGATAGCGCAAGCCCTGCGCCGGAACTGCCGTGTGAAACGCGCGGAATGCTCGTGGGATGGCTGATCCACAAAAGTCTGCTCCTGGACGGCGACTGACATGTATCGATCATCGAGGCCAAGAGACCCCAGCAGCGGGCGATCTCGGTGGCATTCCTCTAGAGAGAGATCCAACATGGGGACTTTGCCTTGGAATGATTGGGCGTATTCGATCCGGTCTGCAATGAAAAACGTATCGGCAGGCCTTAGAAGCCGGACTTCGCTGTCTGGGCTCCTGACAGGGAGGAACTCAAGGCCATGTAGGCCTCGAAGCTCCTCAGCGCTTGGAATCAAATTATTCAGCTGCGTAAGGATCTCTTTGATATGCGCAAGGTCAGCTGGATGGTGTGAAATCAACTCTCTGAGCTCTTCTATGTAGTTGGTCGCACTTGGGGCTGGAATACTGAGCGTATCGCAGAAGAAGCCCTCGAGCTCTGGATATTCGCTTTTGAGGCCATACTTGGTCCCAAGTTTTGCTGCGTCCGTCCACACGCAAGATGCTGGCAAGACCCATTCCTGCGTTTCTCCTATAAACAGCAAAGAATTAGACGTAAATTCGGCTCTGGTGCCGGGTTAGCTCGATCAGAATATTCTCAACACTTTCTTCTTACAGTATGAGATCACAGTCTTCAGGCGTGTCCACCAGTCCAGATAGAGCTCTGTAAATCTCTGGGATATCGTCCTTTCCCACATTCGGATTGATTTTATACCATTGCAGCTCGTGGATATAAGTCTGAAGACTCGCatcgggaagaagaagtgtATCTCTGAATAGCTCTACAGCGCACGGGCTGTCCGCGTATTCA
Above is a window of Aspergillus puulaauensis MK2 DNA, chromosome 2, nearly complete sequence DNA encoding:
- a CDS encoding DUF4238 domain-containing protein (COG:S;~EggNog:ENOG410PQGT;~InterPro:IPR025332;~PFAM:PF14022), with the translated sequence MSKPLQQKQHFIPWFLLKRFAPADQPPARPAASQTRARRRDLLLNKVDLESSILTQRPVSTEFTLVDMYRDPGFDENPYHLEDKLSTLEREASEIINRVVTTFARSPVLELKRPEVDTLRKFLFLMKYRNRGMFERYNHDDAQHYDADDRPRMLQYMAERGFTKPRDVWFHNLNHMLGLEMDTERTWRHTLRAQIYPDDASMFELHLLHSYMSFCQPQNAEEEFLLTENAFCIFEGPSTEHNEVISGKTETSSVVYTEYHNFAPISPRLLIVLRSAVLPIPGDNGKYAEIRSQIAAVLRSHHLEPDEAGSILEDLPVRPCKTDYDQGVIDSPASFRKNDRFLFLCFKLSSAHMTTINNIFLEQAYSTSSIIYHSPVALRAAVENYFKDSDPCLKHVVDIPGDRRRSYFGTLEKILRDLGGSARCKIHPFELSKARIQVHMAMNVGFLVGVRLMERQKPAGSLPQAYTLLKDGATWKTFWDDVDQASRLMMLRTKLDAALKRSGLSDREKSAFRVQRNTFFTSFPVERLWLYFKIMRNMGRCDIDDIETRTPELELEGVEDMFAEVISRFPQMKGDIVRRMYFESQS
- a CDS encoding cytochrome P450 (COG:Q;~EggNog:ENOG410PIUT;~InterPro:IPR001128,IPR017972,IPR002401,IPR036396;~PFAM:PF00067;~go_function: GO:0005506 - iron ion binding [Evidence IEA];~go_function: GO:0016705 - oxidoreductase activity, acting on paired donors, with incorporation or reduction of molecular oxygen [Evidence IEA];~go_function: GO:0020037 - heme binding [Evidence IEA];~go_process: GO:0055114 - oxidation-reduction process [Evidence IEA]), whose amino-acid sequence is MQLAGPVFCLLTYATVWIIYTRWFHPLARFPGPFWASVSRVWTVLHFLPGDAEKTQRKLHEKYGPVVRIAPNELVTSDPQAVKTLQWICIDQQTDFYLAFRPPWARYPDHFSSEGGKQHGERRRIVANVYSMTSILQSEQYIEKCIEVWVKKLGEMADRKESFDLWLWTRMYAYDVVGVLFFSKVFGFLENGGDHLGYIEAVDDLIPVQFLAGIMPTYIRSPFLLTGILFSKVRGALKALGDLTDATNSMLKNRLAALDSRSTKPQQADILGKLLDIFHKDGKRLDFELDDVKMEAFGAFFAGSETTALTLSGILYHILRNPAVYTKLTTEIDTAVHSTQLSIPVTYNKVSKLPYLTACIKEGIRMHPVTGASFPRHAPPSGCEIGGHWIPGNARIGVNPAVVQFDKTVFGDDADIFRPERWLEGDAVEMDRYIMHFGMGARTCLGKHIAMCEIYKAIPHLLISFSLELASDKEIQTISHWFHKPVTIDVNVRRRV
- a CDS encoding uncharacterized protein (COG:I;~EggNog:ENOG410PHQT;~InterPro:IPR036412,IPR006357,IPR006353,IPR023214;~PFAM:PF13242,PF13344); the encoded protein is MPHVNGDSVEPKAQAPEATLPADAEGNIIEVPSTRSAVSDVQMQSLSLNPSMKDRRASRNSFGVSLPIPRSSRPSRSRLSSVTTARDHVRDIVASGVQDRHEEKVKAVKNMAFCFDIDGVLAHGNIGLQQAKDTLRILNGDNELGIQFPYILLTNGGGKTEEARCAQLTEVLGHPISTNQFIQSHTPMQALSEYYENVLVCGGEGFNIRKVAESYGFKNVVHPKDILAWDPSISLCRNFTEEDKAQAQPRDFSNFKFDAILVLAESYDMSTDFQIILDLLLSANGKLMSWAKDPASKNAIARHIPIYFSQGDLLSPTEHKGAARLHLGAFRVALEAQYKALTGLDLDRLVYGKPERATYICADEVFKDWMEEIHNQRTLPENIYMIGDNPQSDIIGGNLYGWNTCLVRTGVFRGDGNDTNNPANFGVFDHVLDAVKAAIRKELGDDFKFEWDPQSQHSPVAAVE